In one Mus caroli chromosome 14, CAROLI_EIJ_v1.1, whole genome shotgun sequence genomic region, the following are encoded:
- the Gjb2 gene encoding gap junction beta-2 protein, with amino-acid sequence MDWGTLQSILGGVNKHSTSIGKIWLTVLFIFRIMILVVAAKEVWGDEQADFVCNTLQPGCKNVCYDHHFPISHIRLWALQLIMVSTPALLVAMHVAYRRHEKKRKFMKGEIKNEFKDIEEIKTQKVRIEGSLWWTYTTSIFFRVIFEAVFMYVFYIMYNGFFMQRLVKCNAWPCPNTVDCFISRPTEKTVFTVFMISVSGICILLNITELCYLFVRYCSGKSKRPV; translated from the coding sequence ATGGATTGGGGCACACTCCAGAGCATCCTCGGGGGTGTCAACAAACACTCCACCAGCATTGGGAAGATCTGGCTCACGGTCCTCTTCATCTTCCGCATCATGATCCTCGTGGTGGCTGCGAAGGAGGTGTGGGGAGATGAGCAAGCCGATTTTGTCTGCAACACGCTCCAGCCTGGCTGCAAGAATGTATGCTACGACCACCACTTCCCCATCTCTCACATCCGGCTCTGGGCTCTGCAGCTGATCATGGTGTCCACGCCAGCCCTCCTGGTAGCTATGCATGTGGCCTACCGGAGACATGAAAAGAAACGGAAGTTCATGAAGGGAGAGATAAAGAACGAGTTTAAGGACATCGAAGAGATCAAAACCCAGAAGGTCCGTATTGAAGGGTCCCTGTGGTGGACCTACACCACCAGCATCTTCTTCCGGGTCATCTTTGAAGCCGTCTTCATGTACGTCTTTTACATCATGTACAATGGCTTCTTCATGCAGCGTCTGGTGAAGTGCAACGCTTGGCCCTGCCCCAATACAGTGGACTGCTTCATTTCCAGGCCCACAGAAAAGACTGTCTTCACCGTGTTTATGATTTCTGTGTCTGGAATTTGCATCCTGCTAAATATCACAGAGCTGTGCTATCTGTTCGTCAGGTATTGCTCAGGAAAGTCCAAAAGGCCAGTCTAA